In Agrobacterium tumefaciens, a single genomic region encodes these proteins:
- the flhB gene encoding flagellar biosynthesis protein FlhB, with product MADDQDKDSKTEDPTEKKLRDAAEKGNLPFSREVPIFASSLAFYCYLVFFLPDGAGRLGVTLKDLFGQPEQWNLSTRPDALSLLYFLGTSIAYLLMPAMIMFIVFGLASSFLQNLPSPVLERVRPQWSRVSPAKGFTRIYSKQGFVEFGKSVFKIMIVSTIMFFALRGDFYSLIDLMFSDPQVIFVRVVEIVKKMMVVILLSTALLAAVDVLWTRHHWFGQLKMTKHEVKEEYKQSQGDPVVKSRQRSIARDRARRRMINNVPRATLVIANPTHFAVALRYVREEGDAPVVVAKGQDLIALKIREIAEKNNIPVFEDPPLARSMFAQVSVDSVIPPVFYKAVAELVHRVYARTSSKIRVQ from the coding sequence TTGGCAGACGATCAGGACAAGGACAGTAAAACAGAAGACCCCACGGAGAAAAAACTCCGTGATGCGGCCGAGAAGGGTAATCTTCCCTTTTCTCGCGAAGTGCCGATCTTCGCTTCGTCACTCGCTTTTTACTGTTACCTGGTTTTCTTTCTGCCGGATGGTGCCGGCCGTCTCGGTGTCACCCTGAAGGACCTGTTCGGCCAGCCCGAACAATGGAACCTCAGCACCCGGCCGGATGCCCTGTCGCTGCTCTATTTTCTCGGCACGTCCATCGCTTACCTGCTCATGCCGGCCATGATCATGTTCATCGTTTTCGGACTTGCCTCGTCCTTTCTACAGAACCTGCCGTCACCGGTGCTCGAGCGGGTGCGTCCGCAATGGTCACGCGTGTCACCGGCAAAGGGTTTCACGCGCATCTACAGTAAGCAGGGCTTTGTGGAATTCGGCAAATCGGTGTTCAAGATCATGATCGTTTCGACCATCATGTTCTTTGCCCTGCGCGGTGATTTCTACAGCCTCATCGATCTGATGTTTTCCGATCCGCAGGTGATTTTTGTCCGAGTGGTCGAGATCGTCAAAAAAATGATGGTCGTGATCCTGCTTTCAACGGCGCTGCTCGCCGCCGTGGACGTCTTGTGGACGCGCCATCACTGGTTCGGCCAGCTGAAAATGACGAAGCATGAGGTGAAGGAAGAATACAAGCAGTCGCAGGGTGACCCGGTGGTCAAATCCCGCCAGCGTTCGATCGCCCGCGACCGTGCCCGCCGCCGCATGATCAACAACGTGCCGCGTGCGACGCTGGTCATCGCTAACCCGACACACTTTGCGGTAGCACTGCGTTACGTTCGCGAAGAGGGTGACGCACCTGTCGTCGTCGCCAAGGGCCAGGACCTTATCGCATTGAAAATCCGCGAGATTGCGGAAAAAAACAATATCCCCGTTTTTGAAGACCCTCCGCTTGCACGCTCCATGTTTGCGCAAGTCTCGGTAGATAGTGTGATTCCACCAGTCTTTTACAAGGCTGTGGCGGAGCTCGTTCACCGGGTTTACGCCAGGACGTCATCGAAAATACGGGTTCAATAA
- the fliG gene encoding flagellar motor switch protein FliG: MMDFEDFGNPLAGKPLSQADKAAAVLLAMGKGVAGKLLKFFTQHELQMIISSAQTLRVIPPDELAQIVAEFEDLFTEGTGLMDNAKAIESILEEGLTPEEVDSLLGRRAAFQAYEASIWDRLQEAEPEFVGKFLLREHPQTIAYILSMLPSSFGAKVLLTIPEEQRADIMNRTVNMKEVSPTAAQIIEKRVVNLINEIEAERNAGGSTKVADLMNELDKPQVDTLLSSLETLSKEAANKVKPKIFLFDDLMFMPQRSRVLLLNDVSADVLTMALRGATTEIKECVLSSISPRQRRMIESDLVVPQASINTREVAIARRAVAQEAIRLANSGQIQLKEAAADEQSAAA, translated from the coding sequence ATGATGGACTTCGAGGATTTCGGTAATCCCCTTGCGGGCAAGCCGTTGTCTCAGGCCGACAAGGCGGCCGCGGTGCTTCTTGCCATGGGCAAGGGCGTCGCCGGCAAGCTGCTCAAATTTTTCACGCAGCACGAATTGCAGATGATCATTTCCTCGGCTCAGACGCTGCGCGTCATTCCTCCGGATGAACTCGCGCAGATCGTGGCGGAATTCGAAGACCTGTTCACCGAAGGAACCGGTCTGATGGACAATGCCAAGGCAATCGAAAGCATTCTCGAAGAGGGTCTGACGCCTGAAGAGGTCGACAGCCTTCTCGGCCGCCGCGCGGCCTTCCAGGCCTATGAAGCGTCGATCTGGGACCGTCTGCAGGAAGCCGAGCCAGAATTCGTCGGCAAGTTCCTGCTGCGCGAACATCCGCAGACCATCGCTTATATTCTCTCCATGCTGCCGTCCTCCTTCGGCGCCAAGGTTCTCCTGACCATTCCGGAAGAACAGCGCGCCGATATCATGAACCGCACGGTGAACATGAAGGAAGTCAGCCCGACTGCCGCGCAGATCATCGAGAAGCGCGTGGTCAACCTCATCAACGAAATCGAGGCCGAGCGTAATGCCGGCGGTTCCACGAAGGTTGCCGATCTGATGAACGAACTGGACAAGCCACAGGTCGATACGCTGCTCAGCTCGCTCGAGACGCTCAGCAAGGAAGCCGCCAACAAGGTCAAGCCGAAGATCTTCCTCTTCGACGACCTCATGTTCATGCCGCAGCGCAGCCGCGTCCTGCTGCTCAACGATGTGTCGGCGGATGTTCTGACCATGGCGCTGCGTGGCGCCACGACGGAAATCAAGGAATGCGTGCTCTCCAGCATCAGCCCGCGCCAGCGCCGCATGATCGAGTCCGATCTCGTGGTGCCGCAGGCTTCCATCAACACCCGCGAAGTGGCGATCGCTCGCCGCGCCGTGGCGCAGGAGGCGATCCGCCTCGCCAATTCCGGCCAGATCCAGCTGAAGGAAGCTGCTGCGGACGAACAATCAGCGGCGGCTTAA